One region of Streptomyces sp. NBC_00442 genomic DNA includes:
- the rplJ gene encoding 50S ribosomal protein L10, producing MARPDKAAAVAELADQFRSSNAAVLTEYRGLTVAQLKTLRRSLGENAQYAVVKNTLTKIAANEAGITSLDDQFTGPTAVAFITGDPVESAKGLRDFAKENPNLIIKGGVLDGKALSADEIKKLADLESREVLLSKLAGAFKGKQSQAASLFQALPSKFVRTAEALRVKLAEQGGAE from the coding sequence ATGGCAAGGCCCGACAAGGCTGCCGCGGTAGCCGAGCTCGCGGACCAGTTCCGCAGCTCGAACGCCGCCGTGCTGACCGAGTACCGGGGTCTCACCGTGGCGCAGCTCAAGACGCTGCGTCGTTCGCTCGGTGAGAACGCCCAGTACGCCGTGGTGAAGAACACGCTGACCAAGATTGCGGCCAACGAGGCCGGGATCACTTCGCTGGACGACCAGTTCACTGGTCCGACGGCGGTTGCCTTCATCACCGGTGACCCGGTGGAGTCGGCGAAGGGTCTTCGTGACTTCGCCAAGGAGAACCCGAACCTGATCATCAAGGGCGGTGTCCTTGATGGCAAGGCGCTGTCCGCCGATGAGATCAAGAAGCTCGCGGACCTCGAGTCCCGCGAGGTTCTGCTCAGCAAGCTGGCCGGCGCGTTCAAGGGCAAGCAGTCCCAGGCTGCCTCGCTCTTCCAGGCGCTGCCGTCGAAGTTCGTCCGCACCGCGGAAGCGCTTCGCGTCAAGCTCGCCGAGCAGGGCGGTGCCGAGTAA
- the rplA gene encoding 50S ribosomal protein L1 gives MKRSKTLRAADAKIDADKLYAPLEAVRLAKETSTTKFDGTVEVAFRLGVDPRKADQMVRGTVNLPHGTGKTARVLVFATGDRAEAALAAGADIVGSDELIDEVSKGRLDFDAVVATPDLMGKVGRLGRVLGPRGLMPNPKTGTVTPDVAKAVEEIKGGKIEFRVDKHSNLHFIIGKVSFDDTKLVENYGAALDEILRLKPSAAKGRYIKKATLATTMGPGITLDQNRTRNLLVEEDPAAV, from the coding sequence GTGAAGCGCAGCAAGACCCTCCGCGCTGCGGACGCGAAGATCGACGCGGACAAGCTGTACGCGCCGCTCGAGGCCGTCCGTCTCGCCAAGGAAACCTCCACGACCAAGTTCGACGGCACCGTCGAGGTCGCCTTCCGCCTGGGTGTCGACCCGCGCAAGGCCGACCAGATGGTCCGTGGCACCGTGAACCTCCCGCACGGCACCGGTAAGACCGCCCGGGTCCTGGTCTTCGCGACCGGCGACCGTGCCGAGGCCGCGCTTGCCGCGGGCGCCGACATCGTCGGCTCCGACGAGCTCATCGACGAGGTTTCGAAGGGCCGTCTGGACTTCGACGCCGTCGTCGCCACCCCGGACCTCATGGGCAAGGTCGGCCGCCTCGGCCGCGTGCTCGGTCCCCGTGGTCTGATGCCGAACCCGAAGACCGGCACGGTCACCCCCGACGTCGCCAAGGCGGTCGAGGAGATCAAGGGCGGCAAGATCGAGTTCCGCGTCGACAAGCACTCGAACCTGCACTTCATCATCGGCAAGGTGTCCTTCGACGACACCAAGCTGGTGGAGAACTACGGTGCGGCTCTGGACGAGATCCTCCGTCTGAAGCCGTCCGCCGCCAAGGGCCGCTACATCAAGAAGGCGACCCTCGCCACCACGATGGGCCCCGGTATCACCCTGGACCAGAACCGCACCCGCAACCTCCTCGTCGAGGAGGACCCGGCCGCCGTCTGA
- the rpoB gene encoding DNA-directed RNA polymerase subunit beta: MAASRNASTANTNNGASTAPLRISFAKIKEPLEVPNLLALQTESFDWLLGNAAWKSRVEAALESGQDVPTKSGLEEIFEEISPIEDFSGSMSLTFRDHRFEPPKNSIDECKERDFTFAAPLFVTAEFTNNETGEIKSQTVFMGDFPLMTNKGTFVINGTERVVVSQLVRSPGVYFDSNIDKTSDKDIFTAKIIPSRGAWLEMEIDKRDMVGVRIDRKRKQSVTVLLKALGWTTEQILEEFGEYESMRATLEKDHTQGQDDALLDIYRKLRPGEPPTREAAQTLLENLYFNPKRYDLAKVGRYKVNKKLGADEPLDAGVLTTDDVIATIKYLVKLHAGETETVGESGRNIVVETDDIDHFGNRRLRNVGELIQNQVRTGLARMERVVRERMTTQDVEAITPQTLINIRPVVASIKEFFGTSQLSQFMDQNNPLSGLTHKRRLSALGPGGLSRERAGFEVRDVHPSHYGRMCPIETPEGPNIGLIGSLASYGRVNAFGFIETPYRKVVDGQVTDEVDYVTADEEDRFVIAQANAALSDEMRFTEPRVLVRRRGGEVDYVPGTEVDYMDVSPRQMVSVATAMIPFLEHDDANRALMGANMMRQAVPLITSEAPLVGTGMEYRCAVDAGDVIKAEKAGVVQEVSADYITVANDDGTYTTYRIAKFARSNQGTSVNQKVVVDEGARVIEGQVLADGPATQQGEMALGKNLLVAFMPWEGHNYEDAIILSQRLVQDDVLSSIHIEEHEVDARDTKLGPEEITRDIPNVSEEVLADLDERGIIRIGAEVVAGDILVGKVTPKGETELTPEERLLRAIFGEKAREVRDTSLKVPHGEIGKVIGVRVFDREEGDELPPGVNQLVRVYVAQKRKITDGDKLAGRHGNKGVISKILPIEDMPFLEDGTPVDIILNPLGVPSRMNPGQVLEIHLGWLASRGWDVSGLADDWAQRLQAIGADQVAAGTNVATPVFDGAREDEITGLFEATIPNRDGDRLVQPSGKANLFDGRSGEPFPDPISVGYMYILKLHHLVDDKLHARSTGPYSMITQQPLGGKAQFGGQRFGEMEVWALEAYGAAYALQELLTIKSDDVTGRVKVYEAIVKGENIPEPGIPESFKVLIKEMQSLCLNVEVLSSDGMSIEMRDTDEDVFRAAEELGIDLSRREPSSVEEV, from the coding sequence TTGGCCGCCTCGCGCAACGCCTCGACCGCCAATACGAACAACGGCGCCAGCACCGCCCCGCTGCGCATCTCCTTTGCAAAGATCAAGGAGCCTCTTGAGGTTCCGAACCTTCTTGCGCTGCAGACCGAGAGCTTTGACTGGCTGCTCGGCAATGCCGCTTGGAAGTCCCGCGTCGAGGCCGCTCTCGAGAGCGGACAGGACGTCCCCACCAAGTCCGGTCTGGAGGAGATCTTCGAAGAGATCTCCCCGATCGAGGACTTCTCCGGGTCGATGTCCCTGACCTTCCGCGACCACCGCTTCGAGCCGCCCAAGAACTCGATCGACGAGTGCAAGGAGCGCGACTTCACGTTCGCGGCCCCGCTCTTCGTCACCGCCGAGTTCACCAACAACGAGACCGGCGAGATCAAGTCCCAGACGGTCTTCATGGGCGACTTCCCGCTCATGACCAACAAGGGCACCTTCGTCATCAACGGCACCGAGCGTGTCGTCGTGTCGCAGCTGGTCCGCTCGCCGGGTGTCTACTTCGACTCCAACATCGACAAGACGTCCGACAAGGACATCTTCACGGCCAAGATCATCCCTTCCCGGGGTGCCTGGCTCGAGATGGAGATCGACAAGCGCGACATGGTCGGTGTCCGCATCGACCGCAAGCGCAAGCAGTCCGTCACCGTCCTCCTGAAGGCTCTCGGCTGGACCACCGAGCAGATCCTCGAGGAGTTCGGCGAGTACGAGTCCATGCGCGCCACCCTGGAGAAGGACCACACCCAGGGCCAGGACGACGCGCTGCTCGACATCTACCGCAAGCTGCGTCCGGGCGAGCCGCCGACGCGCGAGGCCGCTCAGACGCTGCTCGAGAACCTCTACTTCAACCCCAAGCGCTACGACCTCGCGAAGGTCGGCCGCTACAAGGTGAACAAGAAGCTCGGCGCGGACGAGCCGCTGGACGCCGGCGTGCTCACCACCGACGACGTCATCGCGACCATCAAGTACCTGGTCAAGCTGCACGCCGGTGAGACCGAGACCGTCGGCGAGTCGGGTCGGAACATCGTCGTCGAGACCGACGACATCGACCACTTCGGCAACCGTCGTCTGCGCAACGTCGGCGAGCTCATCCAGAACCAGGTCCGTACGGGTCTGGCTCGTATGGAGCGCGTCGTGCGTGAGCGCATGACGACCCAGGACGTCGAGGCGATCACGCCGCAGACCCTGATCAACATCCGCCCGGTCGTGGCGTCGATCAAGGAATTCTTCGGCACCTCGCAGCTGTCGCAGTTCATGGACCAGAACAACCCGCTGTCGGGCCTCACCCACAAGCGCCGCCTGTCGGCGCTTGGCCCGGGTGGTCTCTCCCGTGAGCGGGCCGGCTTCGAGGTCCGTGACGTGCACCCGTCGCACTACGGCCGCATGTGCCCGATCGAGACGCCCGAAGGCCCGAACATCGGTCTGATCGGTTCGCTCGCCTCGTACGGCCGCGTCAACGCGTTCGGCTTCATCGAGACGCCGTACCGCAAGGTCGTCGACGGCCAGGTCACCGACGAGGTCGACTACGTCACCGCCGACGAGGAGGACCGCTTCGTCATCGCGCAGGCCAACGCCGCGCTCAGCGACGAGATGCGGTTCACCGAGCCGCGCGTCCTCGTTCGCCGCCGTGGTGGCGAGGTCGACTACGTGCCCGGCACCGAGGTCGACTACATGGACGTCTCGCCGCGCCAGATGGTGTCGGTCGCGACCGCCATGATCCCGTTCCTCGAGCACGACGACGCCAACCGTGCCCTCATGGGCGCGAACATGATGCGTCAGGCCGTGCCGCTGATCACGTCCGAGGCGCCGCTCGTCGGCACCGGCATGGAGTACCGCTGCGCGGTCGACGCCGGTGACGTCATCAAGGCGGAGAAGGCGGGTGTCGTCCAGGAGGTTTCCGCGGACTACATCACCGTCGCCAACGACGACGGCACGTACACCACGTACCGGATCGCCAAGTTCGCCCGCTCCAACCAGGGCACCTCGGTCAACCAGAAGGTCGTCGTCGACGAGGGCGCCCGCGTGATCGAGGGCCAGGTCCTGGCCGACGGTCCCGCCACCCAGCAGGGTGAGATGGCGCTGGGCAAGAACCTGCTCGTGGCGTTCATGCCGTGGGAGGGTCACAACTACGAGGACGCGATCATCCTGTCGCAGCGCCTCGTGCAGGACGACGTCCTCTCCTCGATCCACATCGAGGAGCACGAGGTCGACGCCCGTGACACCAAGCTCGGCCCGGAGGAGATCACCCGGGACATCCCGAACGTCTCCGAGGAGGTCCTCGCCGACCTCGACGAGCGCGGCATCATCCGTATCGGTGCCGAGGTCGTCGCCGGCGACATCCTCGTCGGCAAGGTCACGCCCAAGGGTGAGACCGAGCTGACGCCGGAAGAGCGCCTGCTGCGCGCGATCTTCGGCGAGAAGGCCCGCGAGGTGCGTGACACCTCGCTGAAGGTGCCGCACGGCGAGATCGGCAAGGTCATCGGCGTCCGCGTCTTCGACCGTGAAGAGGGCGACGAGCTGCCGCCGGGCGTGAACCAGCTGGTTCGTGTCTACGTGGCGCAGAAGCGCAAGATCACGGACGGTGACAAGCTCGCCGGCCGTCACGGCAACAAGGGTGTTATCTCGAAGATCCTTCCGATCGAGGACATGCCGTTCCTCGAGGACGGAACTCCGGTCGACATCATCCTCAACCCGCTCGGTGTCCCGTCCCGAATGAACCCGGGACAGGTCCTGGAGATCCACCTCGGCTGGCTCGCCAGCCGCGGCTGGGACGTCTCCGGTCTGGCCGACGACTGGGCCCAGCGTCTTCAGGCCATCGGCGCCGACCAGGTCGCCGCCGGTACCAACGTCGCGACCCCGGTCTTCGACGGCGCCCGCGAGGACGAGATCACCGGTCTCTTCGAGGCCACGATCCCCAACCGCGACGGCGACCGGCTGGTCCAGCCCTCGGGCAAGGCCAACCTGTTCGACGGCCGCTCCGGCGAGCCGTTCCCGGACCCGATCTCGGTCGGGTACATGTACATCCTGAAGCTGCACCACCTGGTCGACGACAAGCTCCACGCTCGTTCGACCGGTCCGTACTCGATGATCACCCAGCAGCCGCTGGGTGGTAAGGCCCAGTTCGGTGGCCAGCGCTTCGGTGAGATGGAGGTGTGGGCGCTTGAGGCTTATGGCGCCGCGTACGCACTCCAGGAGCTGCTGACCATCAAGTCCGACGACGTGACCGGCCGTGTGAAGGTCTACGAGGCCATCGTCAAGGGCGAGAACATTCCCGAGCCCGGCATTCCCGAGTCCTTCAAGGTGCTCATCAAGGAAATGCAGTCGCTCTGCCTCAACGTGGAGGTGCTGTCCTCGGACGGCATGTCCATCGAGATGCGCGACACGGACGAGGACGTCTTCCGCGCTGCGGAGGAGCTCGGTATCGACCTGTCCCGGCGCGAGCCGAGCAGCGTCGAAGAGGTCTGA
- a CDS encoding DUF1396 domain-containing protein, protein MRHLYRNAATAVLAGVLVTGLAACSGGDKPAAGTAGDGSTGQAAGRPAEATFAAAVKRAAAKNSGLTSLSYTMAGKTPEAGTIEATASMSMKPLAMQMKAKGGAGAESGAFEIRFVNNVMYMSGGERADGKSWIKFDLSALGQQGGGDPLAGLGNQADKNPAEESNNLTAAKDLKKIGEETVDGVKTTHYAGTVTLDQLRDSLKGKDAAARKRAEKSLTQYEEWGIRSLQMDMWIDGQDHTKQFRTQAASPKGPLDMTVKFRDYNKPVTVQAPPADQVTDLAEMMKGSSAGSKSA, encoded by the coding sequence ATGCGTCACCTGTATCGCAATGCCGCCACCGCCGTGCTGGCCGGGGTTCTGGTCACCGGCCTCGCGGCCTGTTCGGGGGGCGACAAGCCGGCCGCGGGCACGGCCGGCGACGGCTCCACGGGCCAGGCGGCCGGCAGGCCCGCCGAGGCGACGTTCGCGGCGGCCGTGAAGCGCGCCGCCGCCAAGAACAGCGGGCTGACGTCGCTCTCGTACACGATGGCCGGGAAGACGCCCGAGGCCGGCACCATCGAGGCGACCGCGTCGATGAGCATGAAGCCGCTCGCGATGCAGATGAAGGCCAAGGGCGGCGCCGGGGCGGAGTCCGGCGCGTTCGAGATCCGCTTCGTCAACAACGTCATGTACATGAGCGGCGGCGAACGGGCGGACGGCAAGTCCTGGATCAAGTTCGACCTGTCCGCCCTGGGGCAGCAGGGCGGCGGCGACCCACTGGCCGGTCTGGGCAACCAGGCGGACAAGAACCCGGCCGAGGAGTCCAACAACCTGACCGCGGCCAAGGACCTCAAGAAGATCGGCGAGGAGACCGTCGACGGTGTGAAGACCACGCACTACGCGGGCACCGTCACCCTCGACCAGCTGCGGGACAGCCTCAAGGGGAAGGACGCCGCCGCCAGGAAGCGCGCGGAGAAGTCCCTGACGCAGTACGAGGAGTGGGGCATCCGCTCGCTGCAGATGGACATGTGGATCGACGGACAGGACCACACCAAGCAGTTCCGGACGCAGGCCGCGTCCCCCAAGGGCCCCCTGGACATGACCGTCAAGTTCCGGGACTACAACAAGCCCGTCACCGTGCAGGCCCCGCCGGCGGACCAGGTCACGGACCTCGCCGAGATGATGAAGGGCTCGTCCGCGGGCTCGAAGAGCGCCTGA
- the rplK gene encoding 50S ribosomal protein L11, which translates to MPPKKKKVTGLIKLQINAGAANPAPPVGPALGQHGVNIMEFCKAYNAATESQRGWVIPVEITVYEDRSFTFITKTPPAAKMILKAAGVEKGSGEPHKTKVAKITEAQVREIATTKLADLNANDLDAASKIIAGTARSMGITVEG; encoded by the coding sequence ATGCCTCCCAAGAAGAAGAAGGTCACGGGGCTTATCAAGCTCCAGATCAATGCCGGTGCGGCGAACCCGGCTCCGCCGGTCGGCCCCGCGCTCGGCCAGCACGGCGTCAACATCATGGAGTTCTGCAAGGCCTACAACGCCGCGACCGAGTCGCAGCGTGGCTGGGTGATCCCGGTGGAGATCACGGTCTACGAAGACCGCTCCTTCACCTTCATCACCAAGACGCCGCCGGCCGCGAAGATGATCCTCAAGGCCGCTGGTGTCGAGAAGGGCTCCGGCGAGCCCCACAAGACCAAGGTCGCGAAGATCACCGAGGCCCAGGTGCGCGAGATCGCCACGACGAAGCTCGCCGACCTGAACGCCAACGACCTCGACGCCGCGTCGAAGATCATCGCTGGCACCGCCCGTTCCATGGGCATCACGGTCGAGGGCTGA
- a CDS encoding DNA-directed RNA polymerase subunit beta' produces the protein MLDVNFFDELRIGLATADDIRQWSHGEVKKPETINYRTLKPEKDGLFCEKIFGPTRDWECYCGKYKRVRFKGIICERCGVEVTRAKVRRERMGHIELAAPVTHIWYFKGVPSRLGYLLDLAPKDLEKVIYFAAYMITFVDEERRTRDLPSLEAHVSVERQQIENRRDSDLEARAKKLESDLGELEAEGAKADVRRKVREGAEREMKQLRDRSQREIDRLDEVWSRFKNLKVQDLEGDELLYRELRDRFGTYFDGSMGAAALQKRLETFDLDEEAERLREIIRTGKGQKKTRALKRLKVVSAFLQTSNSPKGMVLDCVPVIPPDLRPMVQLDGGRFATSDLNDLYRRVINRNNRLKRLLDLGAPEIIVNNEKRMLQEAVDALFDNGRRGRPVTGPGNRPLKSLSDMLKGKQGRFRQNLLGKRVDYSARSVIVVGPQLKLHQCGLPKAMALELFKPFVMKRLVDLNHAQNIKSAKRMVERGRTVVYDVLEEVIAEHPVLLNRAPTLHRLGIQAFEPQLVEGKAIQIHPLVCTAFNADFDGDQMAVHLPLSAEAQAEARILMLSSNNILKPADGRPVTMPTQDMVLGLFFLTTDEEEREVKGAGRAFNSTAEAIMAFDARELSLQAKIDIRFPIGTVPPRGWTPPLDEDGETTWQQGDSFRLRTSLGRALFNELLPEDYPFVDYSVGKKQLSEIVNDLAERYPKVIVAATLDNLKAAGFFWATRSGVTVAVSDIVVPEAKKAIVQGYEAQDEKVQKQYERGLITKDERTQELIAIWTKATNEVAEAMNANFPKTNPIFMMVDSGARGNMMQMRQIAGMRGLVSNAKNETIPRPIKASFREGLTVLEYFISTHGARKGLADTALRTADSGYLTRRLVDVSQDVIIREEDCGTDRGLKLKIAERGADGVLRKTEDVETSVYARMLAEDVVVDGKVIAPANVDLGDVLIDALVGAGVEEVKTRSVLTCESAVGTCAFCYGRSLATGKLVDIGEAVGIIAAQSIGEPGTQLTMRTFHTGGVAGDDITQGLPRVVELFEARTPKGVAPISEAKGRVRIEETEKTKKLVVTPDDGSEETAFPISKRARLLVGEGDAVEVGQKLTVGATNPHDVLRILGQRAVQVHLVGEVQKVYNSQGVSIHDKHIEIIIRQMLRRVTIIESGDAELLPGELVERSKFETENRRVVTEGGHPASGRPQLMGITKASLATESWLSAASFQETTRVLTDAAINAKSDSLIGLKENVIIGKLIPAGTGLSRYRNIRVEPTEEAKAAMYSAVGYDDIDYSPFGTGSGQAVPLEDYDYGPYNQ, from the coding sequence GTGCTCGACGTCAACTTCTTCGACGAGCTGCGGATCGGCCTCGCCACTGCTGACGACATTCGTCAGTGGTCACACGGTGAGGTCAAGAAGCCGGAGACCATCAACTACCGCACCCTCAAGCCCGAGAAGGACGGACTCTTCTGCGAGAAGATCTTCGGTCCTACCCGGGACTGGGAGTGCTACTGCGGCAAGTACAAGCGCGTCCGCTTCAAGGGCATCATCTGTGAGCGCTGTGGCGTAGAGGTCACGCGTGCCAAGGTGCGCCGCGAGCGGATGGGCCACATCGAGCTTGCCGCTCCCGTGACCCACATCTGGTACTTCAAGGGCGTTCCGTCGCGTCTTGGCTACCTGCTCGACCTCGCGCCGAAGGACCTCGAAAAGGTCATCTACTTCGCCGCGTACATGATCACGTTCGTGGACGAGGAGCGCCGGACGCGCGACCTGCCGTCGCTGGAGGCTCACGTCTCCGTCGAGCGTCAGCAGATCGAGAACCGTCGCGACTCGGACCTCGAAGCCCGCGCCAAGAAGCTCGAGAGCGACCTCGGCGAGCTCGAGGCCGAGGGTGCCAAGGCCGACGTGCGCCGCAAGGTGCGCGAGGGTGCCGAGCGCGAGATGAAGCAGCTGCGCGACCGTTCGCAGCGCGAGATCGACCGTCTCGACGAGGTGTGGAGCCGCTTCAAGAACCTCAAGGTCCAGGACCTCGAGGGCGACGAGCTGCTCTACCGCGAGCTGCGTGACCGTTTCGGCACGTACTTCGACGGCTCGATGGGTGCCGCTGCCCTGCAGAAGCGCCTGGAGACCTTCGACCTCGACGAGGAGGCCGAGCGCCTCCGCGAGATCATCCGCACCGGCAAGGGCCAGAAGAAGACCCGTGCGCTCAAGCGCCTCAAGGTCGTCTCCGCGTTCCTGCAGACCAGCAACAGCCCCAAGGGCATGGTGCTCGACTGCGTGCCGGTCATCCCGCCGGACCTGCGTCCGATGGTGCAGCTGGACGGTGGCCGCTTCGCGACCTCCGACCTGAACGACCTGTACCGCCGCGTGATCAACCGCAACAACCGCCTGAAGCGACTCCTTGACCTCGGCGCCCCCGAGATCATCGTGAACAACGAGAAGCGCATGCTTCAGGAGGCCGTCGACGCGCTCTTCGACAACGGCCGTCGTGGTCGCCCGGTCACGGGCCCCGGCAACCGTCCGCTGAAGTCGCTGTCCGACATGCTCAAGGGCAAGCAGGGTCGATTCCGTCAGAACCTGCTCGGCAAGCGTGTGGACTACTCCGCGCGTTCCGTCATCGTCGTCGGCCCGCAGCTCAAGCTCCACCAGTGCGGTCTGCCGAAGGCCATGGCGCTGGAGCTCTTCAAGCCGTTCGTGATGAAGCGCCTGGTCGACCTGAACCACGCGCAGAACATCAAGAGCGCCAAGCGGATGGTCGAGCGCGGCCGCACGGTCGTGTACGACGTCCTCGAAGAGGTCATCGCCGAGCACCCGGTTCTGCTGAACCGTGCGCCCACGCTGCACCGCCTCGGCATCCAGGCCTTCGAGCCCCAGCTGGTCGAGGGCAAGGCCATCCAGATCCACCCGCTCGTCTGCACCGCGTTCAACGCGGACTTCGACGGTGACCAGATGGCCGTCCACCTGCCGCTCTCCGCGGAGGCGCAGGCCGAGGCCCGCATCCTGATGCTGTCCTCGAACAACATCCTGAAGCCGGCCGACGGTCGTCCCGTCACCATGCCGACCCAGGACATGGTGCTCGGTCTCTTCTTCCTCACCACGGACGAGGAGGAGCGCGAGGTGAAGGGCGCCGGCCGCGCCTTCAACTCGACCGCCGAGGCGATCATGGCGTTCGACGCCCGGGAGCTCTCGCTCCAGGCGAAGATCGACATCCGCTTCCCGATCGGCACCGTCCCGCCGCGCGGCTGGACCCCGCCGCTCGACGAGGACGGCGAGACGACCTGGCAGCAGGGCGACTCGTTCCGTCTGCGGACGTCCCTGGGCCGCGCGCTCTTCAACGAGCTGCTGCCCGAGGACTACCCGTTCGTCGACTACTCGGTCGGCAAGAAGCAGCTCTCCGAGATCGTCAACGACCTCGCCGAGCGCTACCCCAAGGTGATCGTGGCGGCGACGCTCGACAACCTGAAGGCGGCCGGCTTCTTCTGGGCGACCCGTTCCGGCGTCACCGTCGCCGTCTCGGACATCGTCGTGCCGGAGGCCAAGAAGGCCATCGTCCAGGGCTACGAGGCCCAGGACGAGAAGGTGCAGAAGCAGTACGAGCGCGGTCTGATCACCAAGGACGAGCGCACGCAGGAGCTCATCGCGATCTGGACCAAGGCGACCAACGAGGTTGCCGAGGCGATGAACGCGAACTTCCCCAAGACGAACCCCATCTTCATGATGGTTGACTCGGGTGCCCGAGGAAACATGATGCAGATGCGTCAGATCGCCGGTATGCGTGGTCTGGTGTCGAACGCGAAGAACGAGACCATCCCGCGTCCGATCAAGGCGTCCTTCCGTGAGGGCCTCACCGTTCTGGAGTACTTCATCTCCACGCACGGTGCCCGTAAGGGTCTGGCGGACACCGCCCTGCGTACCGCCGACTCGGGTTACCTGACCCGTCGTCTGGTGGACGTCTCGCAGGACGTCATCATCCGCGAGGAGGACTGCGGCACCGACCGCGGCCTCAAGCTCAAGATCGCGGAGCGGGGCGCCGACGGCGTGCTGCGCAAGACCGAGGACGTCGAGACCTCCGTCTACGCCCGCATGCTCGCCGAGGACGTCGTCGTCGACGGCAAGGTCATCGCGCCGGCCAACGTGGACCTCGGTGACGTGCTCATCGACGCCCTCGTGGGTGCGGGTGTCGAGGAGGTCAAGACCCGCTCGGTCCTGACCTGTGAGTCCGCGGTCGGCACCTGTGCCTTCTGCTACGGACGCTCGCTCGCCACCGGCAAGCTGGTCGACATCGGTGAGGCGGTCGGCATCATCGCCGCCCAGTCCATCGGTGAGCCCGGTACCCAGCTGACGATGCGTACCTTCCACACCGGTGGTGTGGCCGGTGACGACATCACGCAGGGTCTGCCGCGTGTCGTCGAGCTCTTCGAGGCCCGTACGCCCAAGGGTGTCGCGCCGATCTCGGAGGCCAAGGGACGCGTCCGCATCGAGGAGACCGAGAAGACCAAGAAGCTCGTCGTCACCCCGGACGACGGCAGCGAGGAGACGGCGTTCCCGATCTCCAAGCGTGCCCGTCTCCTGGTCGGCGAGGGCGACGCGGTCGAGGTGGGCCAGAAGCTCACCGTCGGTGCCACCAACCCGCACGACGTGCTGCGGATCCTCGGTCAGCGTGCGGTCCAGGTCCACCTGGTCGGCGAAGTCCAGAAGGTCTACAACTCGCAGGGCGTGTCGATCCACGACAAGCACATCGAGATCATCATCCGGCAGATGCTGCGCCGCGTGACGATCATCGAGTCCGGCGACGCGGAGCTGCTGCCGGGCGAGCTCGTCGAGCGCTCGAAGTTCGAGACCGAGAACCGTCGTGTGGTCACGGAAGGCGGCCACCCGGCCTCCGGCCGTCCGCAGCTGATGGGTATCACCAAGGCCTCGCTGG
- the rplL gene encoding 50S ribosomal protein L7/L12, which translates to MAKLSQEDLLAQFEDMTLIELSEFVKAFEEKFDVTAAAAVAVAGPAGPGAPAEAVEEQDEFDVILTGAGEKKIQVIKVVRELTSLGLKEAKDLVDGAPKPVLEKVAKEAAEKAAESLKGAGASVEVK; encoded by the coding sequence ATGGCGAAGCTCAGCCAGGAAGACCTGCTCGCCCAGTTCGAGGACATGACCCTCATCGAGCTCTCCGAGTTCGTGAAGGCCTTCGAGGAGAAGTTCGACGTCACCGCCGCCGCGGCCGTCGCCGTTGCCGGCCCCGCCGGTCCGGGCGCCCCCGCCGAGGCCGTCGAGGAGCAGGACGAGTTCGACGTCATCCTCACCGGTGCCGGCGAGAAGAAGATCCAGGTCATCAAGGTCGTGCGCGAGCTGACCTCCCTGGGCCTGAAGGAGGCCAAGGACCTCGTCGACGGCGCTCCGAAGCCCGTCCTCGAGAAGGTCGCCAAGGAGGCCGCGGAGAAGGCTGCCGAGTCCCTCAAGGGCGCCGGCGCCTCCGTCGAGGTCAAGTAA